A portion of the Citrobacter rodentium NBRC 105723 = DSM 16636 genome contains these proteins:
- a CDS encoding lysine exporter LysO family protein yields the protein MFSGLLIILLPLIAGYLIPLRHRAALKLINQLLSWMVYLILFFMGISLAFLDNLASNLLAIFHYSAVSITVILLCNIAALLWLERALPWQHHHQQEKLPSRIAMALESLKLCGVVVAGFLLGLSGFSLLQHATEASEYTLILLLLLVGIQLRNSGMTLKQIVLNRRGMIVAVVVVVSSLAGGIINAFILDLPIKTAMAMASGFGWYSLSGILLTESFGPVIGSAAFFNDLARELLAIMLIPGLVRRSRSTALGLCGATSMDFTLPVLQRTGGLEIVPAAIVHGFVLSLLVPILMAFFSA from the coding sequence ATGTTTTCAGGACTTCTTATCATCCTGCTTCCGCTGATTGCAGGTTATCTTATTCCGCTCCGGCATCGCGCGGCATTAAAACTCATCAATCAACTACTGAGCTGGATGGTTTATCTGATTCTCTTTTTTATGGGGATCAGCCTGGCCTTTCTGGATAATCTGGCGAGTAATCTGCTCGCAATTTTTCATTATTCCGCGGTCAGCATTACGGTTATTTTACTGTGTAATATTGCCGCGCTCCTGTGGCTGGAGCGTGCCCTGCCCTGGCAACACCATCATCAGCAGGAAAAACTGCCTTCGCGTATTGCGATGGCGCTTGAATCGCTGAAACTGTGCGGCGTGGTCGTTGCCGGTTTTCTGCTCGGGCTGAGCGGCTTTTCGCTTTTGCAACACGCCACCGAAGCCAGCGAATATACCCTGATTCTGTTACTGCTGCTGGTCGGTATTCAGCTGCGTAACAGCGGAATGACCTTAAAGCAGATTGTCCTCAACCGCCGGGGGATGATTGTCGCCGTGGTGGTGGTGGTCAGCTCTCTGGCTGGCGGGATAATCAACGCCTTTATTCTCGATCTGCCGATAAAAACCGCGATGGCGATGGCCTCGGGCTTCGGCTGGTACTCCCTTTCCGGTATTCTGCTCACCGAATCGTTTGGCCCGGTGATTGGCAGCGCCGCGTTCTTTAACGATCTGGCGCGCGAACTGCTGGCCATTATGCTGATTCCGGGCCTGGTACGCCGCAGCCGCTCCACCGCGCTCGGTCTGTGCGGGGCGACCTCTATGGATTTCACCCTGCCGGTGCTGCAACGCACGGGCGGGCTGGAGATAGTCCCCGCCGCCATTGTGCACGGTTTTGTTCTTAGCCTGCTGGTGCCGATTCTGATGGCCTTTTTCTCCGCATAA
- a CDS encoding ATP-dependent endonuclease, giving the protein MILERVEIVGFRGINRLSLMLEQNNVLIGENAWGKSSLLDALTLLLSPEIELYHFRRDDFWFPPGDVNGREHHLHIVLTFRESKPGRHRGRRYRPLEACWSPCHDGYRRIFYRLEGDSAEDGSVMTLRSFLDGDGHPLPVDDINDLARHLVRLMPVLRLRDARFMRRIRNGTVPEVPDVEVTARQLDFLARELATRPQNLTDGQIRQGLSAMVQLLEHYFTEQGTSAHSRHRLMRRRSTNEQRSWRYLDIINRMIDKPGGRSHRVILLGLFSTLLQAKGTVRLHKDARPLLLVEDPETRLHPIMLSVAWQLLNLLPLQRITTTNSGELLSLTPVEHVCRLVRDSSRVAAWRLGPGGLSAEDGRRIAFHIRFNRASSLFARCWLLVEGETETWVINELARQCGHHFDAEGIKVIEFAQSGLKPLVKFARRMGIEWHVLVDGDEAGKKYAATVRSLLNNDREEEREHLTALPALDMEHFMYRQGFSDVFHRVAQIPENVPMNTRKIITKAIHRSSKPDLAIEVAMEAGRRGVDAVPVLLRKMFSRVLWLARGRAD; this is encoded by the coding sequence ATGATTCTCGAACGCGTTGAGATTGTGGGTTTTCGCGGTATTAATCGGCTGTCGTTAATGCTTGAGCAAAACAACGTGCTGATTGGCGAAAACGCCTGGGGTAAATCCAGTTTACTCGACGCGTTAACCCTGCTGCTCTCCCCGGAAATCGAGCTGTACCATTTCCGGCGCGATGATTTCTGGTTCCCGCCGGGCGATGTCAACGGGCGCGAACACCACCTGCATATTGTGCTGACCTTTCGCGAATCGAAGCCCGGACGCCATCGGGGGCGCCGTTACCGGCCGCTGGAGGCGTGCTGGTCGCCGTGTCACGACGGCTATCGGCGTATCTTTTATCGTCTGGAAGGCGATTCTGCGGAAGATGGCAGCGTGATGACGCTGCGCAGTTTTCTCGACGGTGACGGGCATCCGCTGCCGGTTGACGATATTAACGATCTGGCGCGGCATCTGGTGCGCTTAATGCCGGTGCTGCGGCTGCGCGACGCGCGCTTTATGCGCCGCATCCGTAACGGTACGGTGCCGGAGGTGCCGGACGTGGAGGTCACCGCCCGGCAGCTGGATTTCCTCGCCCGAGAACTGGCGACGCGTCCGCAGAACCTGACGGACGGCCAGATTCGGCAGGGGCTTTCGGCAATGGTGCAACTGCTGGAGCACTATTTTACCGAGCAGGGAACCTCGGCGCACTCCCGCCACCGGCTCATGCGCCGCCGCTCGACGAACGAGCAGCGCAGCTGGCGCTACCTCGATATTATCAACCGGATGATCGACAAGCCCGGCGGACGCAGCCATCGGGTGATCCTGCTGGGTCTGTTCTCGACGCTGCTACAGGCGAAAGGCACCGTCCGGCTGCATAAAGACGCCAGGCCGCTGCTGCTGGTGGAGGATCCGGAAACGCGCCTGCATCCGATTATGCTGTCAGTGGCCTGGCAACTGCTGAACCTGCTGCCGCTTCAGCGCATCACCACCACCAATTCCGGCGAACTGCTGTCTTTAACCCCCGTCGAACATGTCTGCCGCCTGGTGCGGGACTCGTCGCGCGTGGCGGCCTGGCGGCTGGGGCCGGGAGGGCTGAGCGCCGAGGACGGGCGGCGGATTGCTTTTCATATCCGCTTTAACCGCGCCTCTTCGCTGTTCGCCCGCTGCTGGCTGCTGGTAGAGGGCGAGACGGAAACCTGGGTGATCAACGAGCTGGCGCGCCAGTGCGGCCATCACTTTGATGCGGAAGGGATTAAGGTTATCGAGTTCGCCCAGTCCGGACTGAAGCCGCTGGTGAAGTTCGCCCGGCGGATGGGCATCGAATGGCATGTGCTGGTTGACGGCGATGAGGCAGGCAAAAAATATGCCGCCACGGTGCGCAGCCTGCTGAATAACGACCGCGAGGAGGAGCGCGAGCACCTGACCGCGCTGCCTGCGCTGGATATGGAGCATTTTATGTACCGGCAGGGCTTCTCTGACGTTTTCCACCGGGTGGCGCAGATCCCGGAAAATGTGCCGATGAATACCCGTAAAATCATCACTAAGGCGATCCATCGCTCATCGAAGCCCGACCTGGCCATTGAGGTGGCGATGGAGGCCGGGCGGCGCGGGGTTGATGCGGTGCCGGTGCTGCTGCGCAAAATGTTTTCCCGCGTGCTGTGGCTGGCGCGCGGCAGAGCCGATTAA
- the ltaE gene encoding low-specificity L-threonine aldolase, with translation MIDLRSDTVTRPGRAMLEEMMAAPVGDDVYGDDPTVNQLQRYAAELSGKEAALFLPTGTQANLVALLSHCERGEEYIVGQGAHNYLYEAGGAAVLGSIQPQPIDAATDGTLPLDKVAAKIKPDDIHFARTKLLSLENTHNGKVLPREYLKEAWTFSRQHGLALHVDGARIFNAVVAYGCELQEITQYCDSFSICLSKGLGTPVGSLLVGSHDYIKRATRWRKMTGGGMRQAGILAAAGLYALKNNVARLQEDHDNAAWLAQQLREAGAEVMRHDTNMLFVRVGEENAAALGAYLKERRVLINASPVVRLVTHLDVSREQLADVVAHWRAFLTR, from the coding sequence ATGATTGATTTACGTAGTGATACCGTTACCCGACCGGGTCGCGCCATGCTCGAAGAGATGATGGCCGCCCCGGTCGGGGATGACGTGTACGGCGATGACCCCACCGTTAACCAACTCCAGCGCTATGCGGCGGAACTGAGCGGCAAAGAGGCGGCGCTATTTTTACCCACCGGCACCCAGGCAAATCTGGTGGCGCTGCTCAGCCACTGCGAGCGCGGCGAAGAGTATATCGTCGGCCAGGGGGCGCATAACTATCTGTACGAAGCTGGCGGCGCGGCGGTGCTTGGCAGCATTCAGCCACAGCCGATCGACGCGGCGACTGACGGTACGCTGCCGCTGGATAAGGTGGCGGCGAAAATCAAGCCGGACGATATCCATTTTGCCCGCACGAAGCTGCTTAGCCTTGAAAACACCCATAACGGCAAGGTGCTGCCGCGCGAATATCTGAAAGAAGCGTGGACCTTCTCCCGCCAGCACGGGCTGGCGCTGCACGTCGACGGCGCGCGCATTTTTAACGCCGTCGTCGCCTACGGCTGCGAACTGCAAGAAATTACTCAGTATTGCGACTCTTTCAGCATCTGCCTGTCGAAAGGGCTGGGAACGCCGGTCGGATCGCTGCTGGTCGGCAGCCATGATTACATCAAACGCGCCACGCGCTGGCGGAAAATGACCGGCGGCGGTATGCGTCAGGCCGGTATCCTCGCGGCAGCCGGGCTGTATGCGTTGAAAAATAACGTTGCGCGTCTGCAGGAGGATCATGATAACGCCGCCTGGCTGGCGCAGCAGCTGCGTGAAGCGGGCGCGGAGGTAATGCGCCACGATACCAATATGCTGTTTGTACGCGTTGGCGAAGAAAACGCCGCCGCGCTGGGCGCGTATCTCAAAGAGCGCCGCGTGCTGATTAACGCCTCGCCAGTCGTCCGTCTGGTCACCCATCTGGACGTCTCGCGCGAACAGCTTGCCGATGTCGTCGCCCACTGGCGCGCCTTCCTGACCCGCTAA
- the hcr gene encoding NADH oxidoreductase gives MTMPTNQCPWRMQVHHIHQETPDVWTIALLCHDYYPYRAGQYALVSVRNSADTLRAYTLSSTPGVSEYITLTVRRIDEGAGSQWLTRDVKRGDYIWLSDAMGEFTCDDKAEDKFLMLAAGCGVTPIMSMRRWLAKYRPQADVQVIYNVRSPQDVIFAQEWRQYPVTLVAENNASHGFVAGRLTSELLQQVPDLASRTVMTCGPAPYMDLVEQEVKALGVTRFFKEKFFTPVAAAANSGLKFTKLQPAKEFYAPVGTTLLEALESNKVPVTVACRAGVCGCCKTKVVSGEYTVSSTMTLTDAEIAEGYVLACSCHPQGDLVLA, from the coding sequence ATGACAATGCCAACCAATCAGTGCCCGTGGCGGATGCAGGTACACCACATCCATCAGGAGACGCCGGATGTATGGACGATAGCGCTGCTGTGCCACGACTATTATCCGTATCGCGCCGGGCAGTATGCACTGGTCAGCGTGCGTAACTCAGCGGATACGCTGCGCGCCTACACCCTTTCGTCAACGCCGGGCGTCAGCGAGTACATTACCCTGACCGTTCGCCGCATTGATGAAGGCGCCGGGTCCCAGTGGTTAACCCGTGACGTGAAGCGCGGCGACTATATCTGGCTGTCCGATGCGATGGGCGAATTCACCTGCGACGATAAAGCAGAGGATAAGTTCCTGATGCTGGCCGCCGGCTGTGGCGTCACGCCGATCATGTCGATGCGTCGCTGGTTGGCGAAGTATCGCCCGCAGGCCGATGTGCAGGTGATCTATAACGTGCGCTCGCCGCAGGATGTGATTTTCGCGCAGGAGTGGCGGCAGTATCCGGTCACGCTGGTGGCGGAAAACAACGCCAGCCACGGCTTTGTCGCCGGTCGCCTGACCAGCGAACTGTTGCAGCAGGTGCCCGATCTGGCCTCACGTACCGTAATGACCTGCGGCCCCGCGCCGTATATGGATCTGGTCGAGCAGGAAGTGAAAGCGCTGGGCGTGACGCGCTTCTTTAAAGAGAAGTTCTTCACCCCGGTCGCCGCGGCGGCGAACAGCGGGCTGAAGTTCACCAAACTGCAACCGGCCAAAGAGTTTTACGCCCCGGTTGGCACCACGCTGCTGGAGGCGCTGGAAAGCAACAAGGTGCCGGTGACCGTCGCCTGTCGCGCTGGCGTCTGCGGCTGCTGCAAAACGAAAGTGGTATCCGGCGAGTATACGGTCAGCAGCACCATGACGCTGACCGACGCGGAAATCGCCGAAGGCTACGTGCTGGCCTGCTCCTGCCATCCGCAGGGCGATCTGGTGCTCGCGTAA
- the hcp gene encoding hydroxylamine reductase, which translates to MFCVQCEQTIRTPAGNGCSYAQGMCGKTAETSDLQDLLIASLQGLSAWAVKAREYGIINHEVDNFALRAFFSTLTNVNFDSPRIVGYAREAIAMREALKAQCLQQDASARVANPMADLQLVSDDLGELQRQAAEFTPNKDKAAIGENILGLRLLCLYGLKGAAAYMEHAHVLGQYDNDIYAQYHKIMAWLGTWPSDMNALLECAMEIGQMNFKVMSILDAGETTKYGHPTPTQVNVKATEGKCILISGHDLKDLYNLLEQTEGTGVNVYTHGEMLPAHGYPELRKFKHLVGNYGSGWQNQQVEFARFPGPVVMTSNCIIDPTVGAYDDRIWTRSIVGWPGVSHLEGDDFAPVIAQAQQMAGFPYSEIPHLITVGFGRQTLLGAADTLIDLVSREKLRHIFLVGGCDGARGERNYFTDFATSVPDDCLILTLACGKYRFNKLEFGDIEGLPRLVDAGQCNDAYSAIILAVTLAEKLGCGVNDLPLSLVLSWFEQKAIVILLTLLSLGVKNIVTGPTAPGFFTPDLLAILNEKFGLRSVTTVEEDMKQLLSA; encoded by the coding sequence ATGTTTTGTGTGCAATGTGAACAAACCATCCGTACTCCGGCAGGAAACGGCTGCTCTTATGCGCAGGGTATGTGCGGTAAAACGGCTGAAACCTCCGATTTGCAGGATCTGCTGATTGCTTCCCTTCAGGGGCTCTCTGCATGGGCGGTAAAAGCCCGCGAATACGGTATTATCAACCATGAGGTGGATAATTTTGCGCTGCGCGCGTTCTTTTCCACGCTGACTAACGTCAACTTCGATTCTCCGCGCATCGTCGGCTACGCCCGCGAAGCCATCGCCATGCGTGAAGCGCTGAAAGCGCAGTGTCTGCAACAGGACGCCAGCGCCAGGGTCGCTAACCCGATGGCCGATCTGCAACTGGTAAGCGACGATCTGGGCGAGCTTCAGCGCCAAGCGGCGGAGTTCACCCCGAACAAAGATAAAGCCGCTATCGGCGAAAACATCCTCGGCCTGCGTCTGCTGTGCCTGTACGGTCTGAAAGGCGCGGCGGCCTATATGGAACACGCCCACGTCCTCGGCCAGTACGATAATGATATCTACGCCCAGTACCATAAAATCATGGCGTGGCTGGGCACCTGGCCTTCCGATATGAACGCGCTGCTCGAGTGCGCGATGGAAATCGGCCAGATGAACTTTAAGGTAATGAGCATTCTGGACGCCGGTGAAACCACCAAATACGGTCACCCGACGCCAACTCAGGTTAACGTAAAAGCCACCGAAGGGAAGTGCATCCTGATCTCCGGCCACGACCTGAAAGATCTCTACAATCTGCTTGAGCAGACCGAAGGCACCGGCGTCAACGTCTACACCCACGGAGAAATGCTGCCCGCGCACGGTTATCCGGAGCTGCGTAAATTCAAACATCTGGTCGGTAACTACGGCAGCGGCTGGCAGAACCAGCAGGTGGAATTCGCCCGTTTCCCTGGCCCTGTCGTGATGACCTCGAACTGCATCATCGACCCGACGGTCGGCGCCTATGACGATCGTATCTGGACCCGCAGCATCGTCGGCTGGCCGGGCGTCAGCCATCTTGAAGGCGACGACTTTGCTCCGGTAATCGCCCAGGCGCAGCAGATGGCGGGCTTCCCGTACAGCGAAATTCCGCACCTGATCACCGTCGGTTTTGGCCGTCAGACCCTGCTTGGCGCGGCGGATACCCTGATTGACCTGGTGAGCCGCGAAAAACTGCGTCACATCTTCCTGGTCGGCGGCTGCGACGGCGCGCGCGGCGAACGTAACTACTTCACCGACTTTGCCACCAGCGTACCGGACGACTGCCTGATCCTCACGCTGGCCTGCGGTAAATACCGCTTTAATAAGCTGGAGTTCGGCGATATCGAAGGTCTTCCGCGCCTGGTGGATGCAGGACAGTGTAACGATGCCTACTCCGCGATCATTCTGGCGGTCACGCTGGCGGAAAAACTGGGCTGCGGCGTCAACGATCTGCCGCTGTCGCTGGTGCTCTCCTGGTTCGAACAGAAAGCGATTGTCATTCTGCTGACCCTGCTTTCGCTGGGCGTGAAAAATATCGTCACCGGCCCGACGGCCCCTGGCTTCTTCACCCCTGACCTGCTGGCGATCCTCAACGAAAAATTCGGCCTGCGTTCCGTCACCACCGTTGAAGAAGATATGAAGCAACTGCTGAGCGCGTAA
- the aqpZ gene encoding aquaporin Z encodes MLRKLAAECFGTFWLVFGGCGSAVLAAAFPELGIGFAGVALAFGLTVLTMAYAVGHISGGHFNPAVTLGLWAGGRFATKEVIGYIIAQVIGGIIAAAALYLIASGKAGFDAAASGFAANGYGEHSPGGYSMLSAIVIEIILTAGFLLVIHGATDKRAPAGFAPIAIGLALTLIHLISIPVTNTSVNPARSTAVAIFQGGWALEQLWLFWVMPIIGGIAGGLIYRTLLEKRD; translated from the coding sequence ATGTTGAGAAAATTAGCAGCTGAATGTTTTGGTACATTCTGGCTGGTTTTTGGTGGCTGCGGGAGCGCCGTTCTGGCGGCAGCATTTCCGGAACTGGGAATTGGCTTTGCGGGCGTGGCGCTGGCATTCGGGCTGACAGTATTAACCATGGCCTACGCGGTAGGGCATATTTCCGGCGGTCATTTTAACCCGGCGGTAACGTTGGGCCTGTGGGCTGGCGGTCGTTTTGCGACGAAAGAGGTCATTGGCTATATTATCGCACAGGTGATCGGCGGTATTATTGCGGCAGCGGCGCTGTATCTGATTGCCAGCGGTAAAGCAGGCTTTGACGCGGCGGCCAGCGGTTTTGCCGCCAACGGCTATGGCGAACATTCGCCGGGCGGTTATTCAATGCTCTCCGCCATTGTCATTGAGATTATCCTGACGGCTGGTTTCCTGCTGGTCATTCATGGCGCAACTGATAAACGCGCGCCCGCAGGTTTCGCGCCCATTGCTATCGGTCTGGCGTTAACCCTTATTCACCTGATTAGCATCCCGGTGACCAATACTTCCGTCAACCCGGCGCGCAGCACCGCGGTCGCTATTTTCCAGGGCGGCTGGGCGCTGGAACAGCTGTGGCTGTTCTGGGTGATGCCGATTATTGGCGGGATCGCCGGCGGGCTTATTTATCGCACGCTGCTGGAAAAACGCGATTAA
- a CDS encoding SDR family oxidoreductase, translating into MPQRILVLGASGYIGQHLVQALSQRGHRVLAAARRTERLEKMQLANVSCHKVDLNWPHNLPALLEQVDTLYYLVHGMGEGGDFIAHERQVALNVRDALRETPVGQLIFLSSLQAPEHEQSDHLRARQLTADTLRESGVPLTELRAGIIVGAGSAAFEVMRDMVYNLPVLTPPRWVRSRTTPIALENLLHYLVALLDHPAHEHRVLEAAGPQVLSYQQQFEHFMAVSGKRRPLIPIPFPTRWISVWFLNVITSVPPTTAKALIQGLKHDLLADDRELRALIPQTLIAFDDAVRRTLKEEEKLVNSSDWGYDAQAFARWRPEYGFFAKQAGFTVNTSASRKALWQVINRLGGKEGYFFGNVLWKTRAALDLLVGHRLAKGRPAHPYLQPGDTVDSWKVIIVEPEKQLTLLFGMKAPGLGRLSFTLEDKGSHRQLDVRAWWHPHGMPGLFYWLLMIPAHLFIFRGMAKKIASLAEQITDNS; encoded by the coding sequence GTGCCGCAACGCATTCTGGTTCTTGGCGCCAGTGGTTACATTGGTCAGCACCTGGTGCAGGCGCTCAGCCAGCGGGGGCATCGGGTGCTGGCGGCGGCACGGCGCACGGAGCGGCTGGAAAAAATGCAGCTGGCGAACGTCAGCTGCCATAAGGTCGATCTCAACTGGCCGCACAATCTGCCCGCCCTGCTGGAGCAGGTGGATACGCTGTACTATCTGGTGCACGGCATGGGCGAAGGCGGTGATTTTATCGCCCACGAACGGCAGGTGGCGCTGAACGTCCGCGACGCCCTGCGTGAAACGCCGGTCGGCCAGCTGATATTTCTCAGTTCGTTGCAGGCGCCGGAACATGAGCAGTCGGATCACCTGCGCGCGCGGCAGTTGACGGCGGACACCCTGCGCGAGTCCGGGGTGCCGCTCACCGAACTGCGCGCCGGGATTATCGTCGGAGCGGGTTCCGCAGCCTTCGAAGTGATGCGTGATATGGTCTATAACCTGCCGGTGCTGACGCCGCCGCGCTGGGTGCGTTCGCGCACCACGCCCATCGCGCTGGAAAATCTGCTGCACTATCTGGTGGCGCTGCTGGATCACCCTGCCCATGAGCATCGGGTGTTGGAAGCCGCCGGGCCGCAGGTGCTCAGCTATCAGCAACAGTTTGAACACTTCATGGCGGTCAGCGGCAAGCGCCGTCCGCTGATCCCCATCCCCTTCCCGACCCGCTGGATTTCGGTCTGGTTCTTAAACGTCATTACCTCCGTCCCACCGACCACCGCAAAGGCGCTGATCCAGGGGCTGAAACACGATCTGCTGGCCGACGACCGGGAGCTGCGCGCACTGATCCCGCAAACGCTGATCGCCTTTGACGATGCGGTACGCCGCACGCTGAAGGAGGAAGAGAAGCTGGTCAACTCCAGCGACTGGGGTTACGACGCGCAGGCGTTCGCCCGCTGGCGTCCCGAATACGGTTTTTTCGCGAAACAGGCCGGATTCACCGTCAACACTTCCGCCAGCCGCAAGGCGCTGTGGCAGGTGATTAACCGTCTCGGCGGCAAAGAGGGCTATTTCTTCGGTAATGTTCTGTGGAAAACCCGCGCGGCGCTGGATCTGCTGGTCGGTCACCGGCTGGCGAAAGGCCGTCCCGCCCATCCTTATCTTCAGCCCGGCGATACGGTAGACAGTTGGAAAGTGATCATCGTCGAGCCGGAAAAACAGCTGACGCTGCTGTTTGGCATGAAGGCGCCGGGACTTGGTCGTCTGAGCTTCACGCTGGAAGACAAAGGAAGCCACCGGCAGCTTGACGTGCGCGCCTGGTGGCACCCGCACGGGATGCCCGGCCTGTTTTACTGGCTGCTGATGATCCCGGCGCACCTGTTTATCTTCCGGGGTATGGCGAAAAAAATCGCCAGCCTTGCAGAACAAATCACAGATAATTCGTAA
- the poxB gene encoding ubiquinone-dependent pyruvate dehydrogenase, which produces MKQTVAAFIAKTLEQAGVKRIWGVTGDSLNGLSDSLNRMGTIEWMSTRHEEVAAFAAGAEAQLTGELAVCAGSCGPGNLHLINGLFDCHRNHVPVLAIAAHIPSSEIGSGYFQETHPQELFRECSHYCELVSSPEQIPQVLAIAMRKAVLNRGVSVVVLPGDVALKPAPEGASSHWYHAPLPIVTPAEEELRKLAQLLRYSSNIALMCGSGCAGAHKELVEFAAKIKAPIVHALRGKEHVEYDNPYDVGMTGLIGFSSGFHTMMNADTLVLLGTQFPYRAFYPTDAKIIQIDINPASIGAHSKVDMALVGDIKATLTALLPLVEEKTERKFLDKALSDYRDARKGLDDLAKPSDKAIHPQYLAQRISHFAADDAIFTCDVGTPTVWAARYLKMNGKRRLLGSFNHGSMANAMPQALGAQATAPDRQVVAMCGDGGFSMLMGDFLSVAQMKLPVKIVVFNNSVLGFVAMEMKAGGYLTDGTELHDTNFARIAEACGIPGIRVEKATDVDEALQRAFAIDGPVLVDVVVAKEELAIPPQIKLEQAKGFSLYMLRAIISGRGDEVIELAKTNWLR; this is translated from the coding sequence ATGAAACAAACGGTTGCCGCTTTTATTGCGAAAACGCTGGAACAGGCTGGCGTGAAACGGATCTGGGGCGTGACGGGCGATTCGCTGAACGGTCTGAGCGACAGTCTCAATCGCATGGGAACGATTGAGTGGATGTCGACCCGCCATGAAGAGGTCGCGGCGTTCGCCGCCGGAGCGGAAGCCCAGTTAACCGGCGAGCTGGCGGTATGCGCCGGCTCCTGCGGACCGGGCAACCTCCATCTGATTAACGGCCTGTTTGACTGTCACCGCAACCACGTCCCGGTGCTGGCCATCGCCGCGCATATTCCCTCCAGCGAGATCGGCAGCGGTTACTTCCAGGAGACCCACCCGCAAGAGTTGTTCCGTGAATGCAGCCACTATTGCGAGCTGGTTTCCAGCCCCGAGCAGATCCCGCAGGTGCTGGCGATCGCCATGCGCAAAGCGGTGCTCAATCGCGGCGTGTCGGTGGTGGTGCTGCCGGGCGACGTGGCGCTGAAACCGGCGCCGGAAGGCGCCAGCAGCCACTGGTATCATGCGCCGTTGCCGATAGTCACGCCCGCGGAAGAAGAGTTACGCAAACTGGCGCAGCTGCTGCGCTACTCCAGCAATATCGCCCTGATGTGCGGCAGCGGCTGCGCGGGCGCGCATAAAGAGCTGGTTGAATTCGCCGCCAAAATCAAAGCGCCCATCGTCCACGCTCTGCGCGGCAAAGAGCATGTGGAGTACGACAACCCATACGACGTGGGGATGACCGGGCTTATCGGCTTCTCGTCCGGTTTCCACACCATGATGAACGCCGACACGCTGGTGCTGCTCGGCACCCAGTTCCCCTATCGCGCGTTCTATCCCACCGATGCCAAAATCATTCAGATCGACATTAACCCGGCGAGCATCGGCGCGCACAGTAAAGTCGATATGGCGCTGGTCGGCGATATTAAAGCGACCCTGACGGCGCTGCTGCCGCTGGTGGAAGAAAAAACCGAGCGTAAATTCCTCGATAAAGCGCTCAGCGATTACCGCGACGCGCGTAAGGGGCTGGACGATCTGGCAAAACCGAGTGACAAAGCGATACACCCGCAGTATCTGGCGCAGCGGATCAGCCACTTTGCCGCCGATGACGCCATCTTCACCTGCGACGTCGGCACGCCGACGGTATGGGCGGCGCGCTATCTGAAGATGAACGGCAAACGGCGCCTGCTCGGCTCGTTTAACCACGGCTCCATGGCTAACGCCATGCCGCAGGCGCTGGGCGCCCAGGCCACCGCGCCGGACCGTCAGGTGGTGGCGATGTGCGGCGACGGCGGGTTCAGTATGCTGATGGGCGATTTCCTCTCGGTGGCGCAGATGAAGCTGCCGGTGAAAATCGTGGTCTTTAACAACAGCGTGCTCGGTTTCGTGGCGATGGAGATGAAGGCGGGCGGCTATCTTACCGACGGCACCGAACTGCACGACACCAATTTTGCGCGGATTGCCGAAGCGTGCGGCATTCCGGGAATTCGCGTGGAAAAAGCCACCGACGTTGATGAAGCGCTCCAGCGCGCCTTCGCCATCGACGGCCCGGTACTGGTGGATGTGGTGGTCGCAAAAGAAGAGCTGGCAATCCCGCCGCAGATTAAGCTGGAGCAGGCCAAAGGGTTCAGCCTCTATATGCTGCGCGCGATCATCAGCGGGCGCGGCGATGAAGTGATCGAACTGGCAAAAACCAACTGGCTCAGGTAA